Genomic segment of Strix aluco isolate bStrAlu1 chromosome 8, bStrAlu1.hap1, whole genome shotgun sequence:
CCCAGGCAGGAGCGGCCCAGGTCCCCCCGGCCCCACTCCCCATCTTAccaccagctcttcctcctcctcctcctcctcctaggaaaaaaaaaaagcaagcacagcCGTTACCAACCGTCCGACCAGCCGCGGCGTCTCAGCACacccccgccggcccggccccgctcacctcaGGCTCCCCGGCGTGAACGACACGGTCGCGCAGCCCCATCGCTCGGCTCCCGCCGCCCAGAAGGACTCGCCAGGGTCACCGGCCGGAAgtggcgctgcccgccccggaaGCGGAAGCGCACCCGCAGCGCCTCGGGACCGCCCCCAGGGGTGGTGCTTCAGGCCTGGGCGCGTCCCTTCCAAACATGGCAGCCGGCGGCGGCTGCGCCTGTGACCGACTCAAGATGGCTACAGCTCCGCTCCCTgccttctttttgccttttttcctggGGATCGCAACCTCGGAGCCGGCTCAGCCTGGCTGCCGGCCCCGCGTGGGAAGGGCAGGCCGCTCGACGTGACCTCCCCAACATGGCCGCCCGCTCCCTCCTCttcccaagatggcggcggcgcgcggggggcggggggtgttcCTTCCCAAGAtggcggcagcgcggcggcgcTGAGCGAGGCGATGGCGGCGGAGGGTCCGCGCAGCTTGTTCGCGCTGAGCGCGGCGGCGGTGAGCCGCAGCATGGGGGCCCTGGAGCGGGACGTCTGGGGTAAggcgcgggcggcgcggggcggcggggcgcggggcctgGGGCCTGCCCGCACCCTGCCGCCGTCTTCCTCTGGCTCTCCGCAGCGCTGCCCGGGCACCTCCTGCGGGGGCTCCTGCCGCTTCTCACCGTCTTCCGCCTCGAGCGAGCTGAGGGAGCCGCGCGGAGAGCAGGTGACACCGGCGGGGATGGCGACAAACGCTTGGGGGGAGGGACGGAACCCCCACACACCCTGTGGGGATGCCCCCCGGCCTGGAGAGAGGAACCCGCACTGGAGGGACGAACCTCTCCAGCTGGAAATAGCAGCCCCGGGCCGGAGGGATGAACCCCTCTACGCAGGGCGGGGACACCGCCGGAGCTCAGTCCCTGCCGCCGGGGATTGGACACCCCGCTGCGTCCAAAACCTTGAGCCCCATCCCATACCCAGCCAGGGTTCATGTGGCGGTGTGGGCTCGGCTGTAACTCTGCTCCTTTTGAGGGCTGACAAAACCTGCCATTTTTTAACTCCCGTCTCTTAAGAGGTGATGATCTTCCCCTCACCAAAAAGCACCGTCCTTTTGCTGCAGTGGTCTGGGTCTGTGCCCCCTCAGTGCTGCCCCTTGTCTGTCCAGCGCCCCTGCGAGCTCCAGGGCAGGGCACTCAGACAGGGAGAAGGGGTGAAAGCTCCCAGTTGATTGTTCTCTTTCCCCAGGCCTCTCGACGCAGCCCATCTGGCGCAAGTTGTGGGATGATGTGATGAAAACCAGGCCACCCAACTCGGAGGTGAGGAAGCGCCGCCGGTGGGAGAAGGGGCACGACACAGGTACCCTGTTTCTGCTGTCTTCCGTGAGGTTTCATTTCTAaggctgccagtgctgctggcCACCTCCGACCAATTGCTGGTGCTTGTTCATGAGCTCCGGATCAAGGCATGACCGTGGTAGTACAATCATTTTGGGAAATGGGGTTCATAAAAGGAACTGTAGTGTACAGCCTCACCCTTCATCTCACAACAGTGAGTTTACCAAAAGAATAAATCCTGTTTTTAGGGATGTAATTCTTAGTGAAATAGAGAATAAAACCAGTATCTTATAGCATGCTTATACCTACGCTGGCAAAAAAATGTGTGATACCttagaaagcacaagaaaaatactTACAGAAGGTAGTGAGTTTGGAGGAATGGGTTTACGTAGGAAAACTGAAGCAGCTTCATTGATTCAGCATCACAAAAGAATCGTTAATAGTCAATCACAGTCTATAAATAGACACTTGGGAAGAAAGTTCCTGAGGATGTGATTTTTAATAGGCAAAAACATGGCTTAGCTTCAAATCACTGAATATGTTTAAATTAGGTAAGAAGGGGGTTGAAGAGAGAGTGATGAGAGTAACTCTGTTTTTGAACAAATACACTGAGGAAGGATGTGCAGAACTATTCACAGTTGCACTAACAGTAGTTTTTGCTTAGCAGGTAGCAATAATTAACttaaaaagaatgagaaaaaatgtgGCTGATAATTTTGTTAATATGGTCCTGTTGTTTAACTGCAGAATATAACCTGTTGGAGGAAGAAGTTCCTTGAAACGTTCTTCTCAAACGTTCTTCATGGTGTCTTGGATGTTTCCTCTGACTGGCGTCTCAACGACCATCACTTTTCACCACTGCTCCACAGCTCCCCACACGTTTCCCAGCTTACCCTCTGCAACATGCTGCAGGGCGCAGTGGAGCTCACTGCTGAGCACAACCAGAAAGTGCTTGAAAACCTGGCTGGCTCCCTGCGGATCCTGAAGTTCCAGCACCTCCTCTCCTCCGACCAGTCCATCAGGCGCTCGCTGGTTTTACTTCTTCACCGGCTGATTCACCATGGCTCTGTCAGCCAAGTGTCCATGTATTCCTGGCCTGTTCCTGACACAGTGCTTCTCGTTCTCATTTTGAGCATGAGTGCTGGGTTTTGGCGCTCGGGAAATGCCCTCGTGTATCACAGCAGCCCCTGTGGCCTTTGCAGAAAGGAGGACAAAGCCCAGGGCCAGGAGTCAGGACAAGAGCAAGCAGAGAGGGGCCATTACGATGAGAGGGAGTGGAGCAATAGTGAGAACCAGAAGGGATCCCCCAGGGCTCTGGAGGAGGCTGGTGCGGAGGCGAAGGGATACAGGGCTGATGCTCATCTGAACTCTGTCCTCTGCGGACCAAGAAGTCCCTCTCTGCGAAACCAAGCATGTGAGGAGGCAAGCAGCAAGGTGCCCTGTGACCACACCAGCATTCAGGGAGGATCTTCTCGTTGCATCTCAGACCAGCTGTCCTGTCACCCCGTTCTTCGAAAGACACGCAGACGGCTGAAATCTGCAGTGGGGAGGAAACGTCGCTGCCTCAGACGAAGCAAGGGACCGTATGCTGACCCGGAAGACCtgtatgattttgtttttactgttgcTAGAGAGGATAATTCGGGGTTAGTCGACAAAAACAGCACCACAGAGGGAGAAAATGCCGAGAATTGGACTAGCTCCTCCCCAGGATCTCCATGCACTGGCCACGCTGGCTGTAAGAAAAGAGGAGGATCTGCTGGAATGTTTTCTCTGAAAGCTGCTCACCGCTTCCGAAGCGTGTCCACGCTGGAATTGTTCTCCATTCCGTTGACTGGGGAGACATGTCGGACTCTGAGTAACCTGCTGAGCTCCTGGGTGTCTTTAGAAAACTTGGTTCTGTCTTACAACGGTTAGTGGTGTGAACAGGTTGCTTCCTGCCAGCTTTGGTCTAATGGTCTGACTTATTGCTCAGGTTtaccctgattttatttttactggaatGGGCATTGTAAGATTATTGGTACCCAATCTTGAGAATGGCTTCAGTGGAGATGTTTAATGAGCGTGGGGACTTGTTTGAGGGAGAGAATGGCGCCCTTCTGCCCCAGAACAGCCCCTGGCCTTGTGCTTAAATGCCATCCAGAGAGGACGAAGGGAAGAGCCAGATCTCCATCTCCCGTATACTCAGTCTAGCTTAAGAGTGTGTGTGTTTAGCCTTTGACTTAGGTTGCTTGGCCGCTggtgcagctccagctgcacGTGCATTGGTGTCTGTACGGGCACAGCTAACACCTTTCTGTACAATGCTGTTCCAGGCCTGGGTGCTAACATCTTCTGCATCCTCTCTGGGCTCCGGGCCCTCTCCCGCCACTCGGACTGCCACCTCCACGTGGTGCGCGTGAGCGACGTCTTCTCCCACATGCCTTGCATGGAGCTCGTTCGCTGCATCCTGAGCGCCTTTCCCCAGCTCCACACGCTCTCAGTGAGCTTCGACCTCAAAAACCAGCTGGAGGGGAACAGGCCAGAGGGGAACCCAAGCTGCAGTGAGATAGAAATCCCAGGTAGGAATCATCATTCTGAGCGATGACCAGGACATGGGAGGCAGATAGAGCTGTAAAAGCTTGGCACGTAGATCTGAACTCTACACTATTACAATTACAGCAATTATAGCCTCACCTCTCTGATTTAGATGGCATCGCAGTTTGTCATTTCCAGGCTGTGACGTGCTCTGTGGAGCCTGAGTCTTGGACAAAGCATTTTATTGCTGTATGCCAACCCGCTGCAGCTTCAGCCTTGTACGGGGCCAGTCACAGCCTGCTAGCAGTGACTGTCCATGCAGCCCACGGGGAGCATATCCCACCAGATCGGTAAACCGGTTGGGAGCTTCTGCTCTGTCCACCCTATTAACTGTCAGGCTCCAAGCCTTAGACAGACCCTTAAGCGGAGGGAAAGCATCTCTTGATCATCACGATACCACAGGTGACGGCAAAGCACTGCCCAAGCCTCTGGATTACAGTCTGGGAGCTATAGCAGCGTATTCTCAGCTCACAGGTCTCTCACCAGATATATTAGCCCTTGAGTGACCACAAAAGCAGTAAAGGAAAGCCTGAGCAAGTATGGAGTCAGGTCACTGAAGAGCTGTGCTCTGGAAAGACACTGACTGGTTTGTGCATGAATGGTGACCTTTTCTCAAGCGTTGTTTAACTGCCAGAATGCAGTAGAAATTGGTGGCCTTGTGGTCTGGCAGGAGTCCTGAAATGAGCCTTCAGGGATTTACGTTACCATAGGGCTGAGTTGCCATAGTGCTCTGTGGGGCAGGCCGTGTCGCAGAGGCACTTTCTACCAACCTAAATGATAGTCCTGTTGGGCACACAGACTGCTTCCTTGCTCTAGGACCCAGCGACATTGAAGACAGGCACTCTAGACCGAGCTCTTTCattgttgcttctttttcttcccttagaGAGCTGCCTGGAGCAGCTGGAGATCCGATTCCCCAGGGAACCTCTGCACACTGCGTTCCTACTGCCAGTGCTCAAGGCGTCAAAGTCCCTCCAGCAGTTGTCCCTTGACAGTGCCACGCTGCCCTGTTCTCAGGAGCTTGGCCTCCTTTTGGAGGCGCTCAGAGGTACGCTGCTAACCTGTAGGTAGCATCACTGTGACACAGAGTAGCTTCCCTGCTGTGATCTTCCGTCCTTGAGCCTGAAGCCAACTTAGGTGGGTCCATTTCTTCCGTGTGGACATTCTTGAAGTCTCCTGAGAAAAGGAAATGGGTGTCAGCCATCCCACTTTCTGTGCTGAGCATGTGAATGATCCTGTACAGCAGGATGGTTCCTTTTTAATTACCCACAATCCAGCACAAATTATCCAGAGTCCAGCTCAGTTTCTGGGCATTAGCTGGTAGTTGGGTCAGGGTCTTTTTATCCCCAGGACATACAGTACTTCACCTGAgaacttgttttgcttttagagTGTAATCCAAATTTGAAGAAACTGAGTTTTCATGACGTGAACCTGGCTGAGCACCAGAAAGAAGTTCTGCTTTTGCTTCAGGATCCCATCCTGCAAGGTACAGCAAACTCCTGGGTGCTGGTGCCTGGAAATGTGCTGTAGGTGGCTGCTTTTGCCTGGCTGACGTTTAAGAGGTGATCTCCAGATGTGTAAGGTTTAGCCAAATGTCACTGTCGCTGGAGCAGATCTGTAGCTGTTGGCAGAGTGGGAACGTGTCTGGTTCTTTGTGccagcagggcagagagggaaGCAGCTGTAAAGCTGGTGTATGCTGCAGAGAGGAATCCATAGTCTTGGCtataaaacaaagacttttcaCCTGCAGAGCACATCAGCTTTTAACTGGGTCAGCTGGCAAAGCCACTTCCCTGGATGTGATCTCTGCTCTCTTCCTGCGACAGAGCGGCAGTGCTCTTGTATGCAATCACGGCTGGGGAGGCTTTGTTCTGGCATACAGATTAGGGGCTGGAGCTGTCTGCAGGATGTAATTACGGAATAATGAAGTGTGCAGGGAGTACTAACACGTACTGTCAATCcatttcttccacagaaatcaCGTTTTCCTTCTGCCGGCTGTTTGAAAGCTCTACTACTGAGTTTTTGTCAGAAATAATCAATACAGTGAAAAGAAATTCATCTTTGAAGAGCCTCAAACTGCCTGGGAATCGCCTTGGTGCGTACAGTAAATGTTGCTATGGGTCCTTGACCTTAGACCAGCTCTTTTGGAGATAACTTCAGGGTTGGAGTTAGGACTGTTACTAGCTGGTGACCTCTGTGCTGGACTTAACACATGCACGAACAGAGTGGATTTAGTTCACAACATAAGGAGCACTGAGTTcattttttaaaggcagaatttcAGTTGCATTCAGCAATGTACCAAGAGCCCAGGTGCTGCACGGGCATTACAgttgcttttctctgcagcaaAAACAAGTATCAGTGGGATTCCACATTTGACTGAACGCTGATTTGCTTCAGACTCTTAACAGGAACAGATCCAGCAGCAGATATACTGCCTCTTACCTAGAGGCACAGATTTTGCCTGTTGGGGGGGTTTGTGCCTTCAAAGCCATTGGCAGCCACTGGAA
This window contains:
- the LRRC41 gene encoding leucine-rich repeat-containing protein 41 isoform X1, whose translation is MAAEGPRSLFALSAAAVSRSMGALERDVWALPGHLLRGLLPLLTVFRLERAEGAARRAGLSTQPIWRKLWDDVMKTRPPNSENITCWRKKFLETFFSNVLHGVLDVSSDWRLNDHHFSPLLHSSPHVSQLTLCNMLQGAVELTAEHNQKVLENLAGSLRILKFQHLLSSDQSIRRSLVLLLHRLIHHGSVSQVSMYSWPVPDTVLLVLILSMSAGFWRSGNALVYHSSPCGLCRKEDKAQGQESGQEQAERGHYDEREWSNSENQKGSPRALEEAGAEAKGYRADAHLNSVLCGPRSPSLRNQACEEASSKVPCDHTSIQGGSSRCISDQLSCHPVLRKTRRRLKSAVGRKRRCLRRSKGPYADPEDLYDFVFTVAREDNSGLVDKNSTTEGENAENWTSSSPGSPCTGHAGCKKRGGSAGMFSLKAAHRFRSVSTLELFSIPLTGETCRTLSNLLSSWVSLENLVLSYNGLGANIFCILSGLRALSRHSDCHLHVVRVSDVFSHMPCMELVRCILSAFPQLHTLSVSFDLKNQLEGNRPEGNPSCSEIEIPESCLEQLEIRFPREPLHTAFLLPVLKASKSLQQLSLDSATLPCSQELGLLLEALRECNPNLKKLSFHDVNLAEHQKEVLLLLQDPILQEITFSFCRLFESSTTEFLSEIINTVKRNSSLKSLKLPGNRLGNHRLVALADIFSEDSSSSLCQLDVSSNCIKPDGLLEFTKKLEDHIQQRGGRIQFTHLRLFQNWLDQDAETAQEALRRLKAVCSVVNDSWDSSQAFADYISVM
- the LRRC41 gene encoding leucine-rich repeat-containing protein 41 isoform X2; its protein translation is MLQGAVELTAEHNQKVLENLAGSLRILKFQHLLSSDQSIRRSLVLLLHRLIHHGSVSQVSMYSWPVPDTVLLVLILSMSAGFWRSGNALVYHSSPCGLCRKEDKAQGQESGQEQAERGHYDEREWSNSENQKGSPRALEEAGAEAKGYRADAHLNSVLCGPRSPSLRNQACEEASSKVPCDHTSIQGGSSRCISDQLSCHPVLRKTRRRLKSAVGRKRRCLRRSKGPYADPEDLYDFVFTVAREDNSGLVDKNSTTEGENAENWTSSSPGSPCTGHAGCKKRGGSAGMFSLKAAHRFRSVSTLELFSIPLTGETCRTLSNLLSSWVSLENLVLSYNGLGANIFCILSGLRALSRHSDCHLHVVRVSDVFSHMPCMELVRCILSAFPQLHTLSVSFDLKNQLEGNRPEGNPSCSEIEIPESCLEQLEIRFPREPLHTAFLLPVLKASKSLQQLSLDSATLPCSQELGLLLEALRECNPNLKKLSFHDVNLAEHQKEVLLLLQDPILQEITFSFCRLFESSTTEFLSEIINTVKRNSSLKSLKLPGNRLGNHRLVALADIFSEDSSSSLCQLDVSSNCIKPDGLLEFTKKLEDHIQQRGGRIQFTHLRLFQNWLDQDAETAQEALRRLKAVCSVVNDSWDSSQAFADYISVM